The window AGCTAAAATATTAGCTTGACAATATCCTAATATTTGTCTATAATGTAATTGGCACATTGAAAATTAAATAAAAAAAATGGAGGGCGATAATATGAAATCCATTGATATAAATACTTTTGACCAGAAATCCAGAAACGGAGGAGTATGGACCCTGGATGATGCAAATGAGGCTGATAGACTGATTATGCAGGCATTAGATCCTGGAGCAAGAGTAGAACAGGTTCTAGTTCCAACAAAGTACATTAAAGATGGGGAATACCTGGTTATAGTTCAAGTAACGAGAGAGAAATCTGTCTTGATAAGAAGATATCATAAGAGATATGTAGAGGTCTTTACAGACAGAAGAACCGGTCAAATCAAAATACATGTAGAAAGGGAGAAAATGGAGCCCATAGTAGAAGATTATGACTTCGTTGATGAGAGGTATAAAACTGAAGAAGAGATAATTGAAGATATGGTGGCCACCGGCTATATAACCAGAGAGGAATGGAATAGATATATAAATCCAGAAAACTGCAAAGACTTGCCACTAATAAAATTCGATGTATTATGGGAAGACAATATCCCGGAGAATATAATAAGTATATCCGAGGTTAACCAGAACTTCTCCAAAGCAGCGAAGCTGGTTGATGAAGAAAAAGAAATAGTTATTATGAAACACAACAAGCCGAGATATGTGATTCTGGAATATGATAAATATATTGAGTATATGAAACAGCTTACAGAGAGCCGCAAATAAGCGGCTCTTTTTTTGTGTAAAAAACTTGATTTTTATTTTTAAGCTTTGCTATGGTTTATACTGACCAACCAATTATTATACAAGGTCCTCACCAGACCTTAATAAGGAGAAGAAATAGCCTTCATATGTTTTTGCGATCCGGGGCTTCTTTCAGCATTGGCAGAGAGGAGTTGGTGCGGATACCCGGTATGGTTTTATGTTCTCAAGCAGGATTAAAGTTTTGAGAATATAGAAGCGTTCCGGGTATCTGTGGAATTTACTCGGATGCGAAAATTAAATTGGAGGTTTTTGAAGATGAAAAAGGAAAGAGTTATTGCAAATTTGAAAGGAACTGTATATGGAAAGCAAATAAAAAGGGAGGCGCAGATATTTTTTACTCGCCATGCGGAGATCGACATTGATGATGCCGGTCTCACAAAAACAAGCATTCGTTTGTTGTTAGAGGCAGCATCAAGCTGCTTACTCAAAAAACAGGAAGACGAGAGGTTTAGAATCACCACTCCGAACCTTCCTGTAAATGTCTTCATTTCAGGTAGAATTATCTACCGAGATGAAGAAGAGATTGAAGTGTTAGTCACGAATGTATCAAGAGATATCTTCGTGACAAGCGAAAAGACATTTAAAATTTAAACTTTAGTGGAGATTATTCTCCACCCCCTACATATCAAGAGGTTTATCATCTTGAGAGTATGTTTGTAGAGAGGAAGTGCTTATAATATGATCAATTTAATCGAAAGATTTATAGAAGATACAGAAAAAATGAATGTTTGCGCTATTATTGACAAAGAGAGCAATGATAACTGTGAAGTGTATTTCTTCATGGGAAAAAATTCAGTTCTCTGCATCAATAAAAAGGATGATAGAGTT is drawn from Clostridia bacterium and contains these coding sequences:
- a CDS encoding type II toxin-antitoxin system Phd/YefM family antitoxin; its protein translation is MKSIDINTFDQKSRNGGVWTLDDANEADRLIMQALDPGARVEQVLVPTKYIKDGEYLVIVQVTREKSVLIRRYHKRYVEVFTDRRTGQIKIHVEREKMEPIVEDYDFVDERYKTEEEIIEDMVATGYITREEWNRYINPENCKDLPLIKFDVLWEDNIPENIISISEVNQNFSKAAKLVDEEKEIVIMKHNKPRYVILEYDKYIEYMKQLTESRK